A stretch of Plutella xylostella chromosome 10, ilPluXylo3.1, whole genome shotgun sequence DNA encodes these proteins:
- the LOC105382934 gene encoding transmembrane GTPase Marf produces the protein MAAYVNRTISMMAGDGPHNVATLNNGNVRVNMTNVDSPLQIFVRAKKKINDIFVEIDDYVKDAVTFMHAVSGEPGIATAQDVTNVEGFVDKVQAIREVLKRDHMKVAFFGRTSNGKSTVINAMLHDKILPSGIGHTTNCFLQVEGSDTDEAFLRTEGSTEKQNVQSVGQLGHALCDTRLQECSLVHVYWPRELCALLRDDVVLVDSPGVDVTPNLDDWIDQYCLDADVFVLVANSESTLMLTEKNFFHKVSTKISQPNIFILNNRWDASASEPEYLDQVRTQHADRCVDFLARELRVCSAKEAEERIFFISAKEALMTRLREREKPVSSPILADGHQIRYFEFLDFERKFEECISQSAVRTKFAQHSRRGKSIAADVCAVLDHIYTNATELKAAKVEQQRVLHEQLSAIEEQLTSSTRQMKDKINRMVESVEHKVSLTLSQEIRRLSALVDEYDQPFRSDRAALDAYKRALHRHVESGLGSRLKKRLSSDIGHEMDEAQKEMAERMYSILPSGKRAAAANYIIPHQQPFEVLYRLNCDNLCADFQEDLSFRFSYGITALIQRFQGKHGARLALKNPPNYTPLPATISAAPPALATPRSAGPLSAEEWGMVSKFALGAVTSQGTMGGLLLSGLLLKTVGWRIVAVTGVLYGALYLYERLTWTGAAQERLFKRQYVAHAGKKLRLIVDLTSANCSHQVQQELSTMFARLCRLINEATTEMDDELMDVKEAIKLLEDASTSAKKLRNKASYLSHELELFDDAFLKNN, from the exons ATGGCTGCATATGTTAACCGCACCATTTCGATGATGGCGGGCGACGGGCCACACAATGTTGCAACACTGAACAACGGAAATGTCCGTGTGAACATGACCAATGTGGATTCACCTCTTCAGATATTTGTGAGAGCCAAGAAGAAGATAAATGATATATTTGTGGAGATTGACGACTATGTCAAAGATGCTGTGACATTTATGCATG CGGTGTCGGGTGAGCCCGGCATCGCCACAGCGCAGGATGTGACCAACGTGGAGGGGTTCGTGGACAAGGTGCAGGCCATCCGCGAGGTGCTCAAGAGGGACCACATGAAGGTCGCCTTCTTTGGACG GACAAGCAACGGCAAGAGCACGGTCATCAACGCGATGCTGCACGACAAGATCCTGCCGAGCGGCATCGGGCACACCACCAACTGCTTCCTGCAGGTGGAGGGCTCCGACACCGACGAGGCCTTCCTGCGCACTGAGGGCAGCACCGAGAAGCAGAACGTACAG TCGGTGGGCCAGCTCGGGCACGCACTATGCGACACACGCCTCCAAGAATGTTCCCTCGTGCACGTGTACTGGCCGCGCGAGCTGTGCGCGCTACTCCGCGACGACGTGGTGCTGGTGGACAGCCCCGGCGTGGACGTCACGCCGAATCTGGACGACTGGATCGACCAGTACTGTTTGGACGCGGACGTGTTTGTGCTGGTCGCGAATTCGGAGTCGACGCTTATGTTAACT GAGAAGAACTTCTTTCACAAAGTGTCGACGAAGATCTCCCAGCCGAACATATTCATACTGAACAACCGCTGGGACGCGTCCGCCTCGGAACCAGAATATTTGGACcag GTCCGCACGCAGCACGCGGACCGCTGCGTGGACTTCCTGGCGCGCGAGCTGCGCGTGTGCAGCGCCAAGGAGGCGGAGGAGCGCATCTTCTTCATCTCCGCCAAGGAGGCGCTCATGACGCGACTGCGCGAGCGCGAGAAGCCCGTCAGCT CTCCGATCCTCGCGGACGGGCACCAGATCCGCTACTTCGAGTTCCTGGACTTCGAGCGCAAGTTCGAGGAGTGCATCAGCCAGTCGGCCGTAAGGACCAAGTTCGCGCAGCACTCGCGCCGCGGCAAGAGCATCGCCGCCGACGTGTGCGCCGTGCTCGACCAT ATATATACGAACGCGACGGAGCTGAAGGCGGCCAAGGTGGAGCAACAACGGGTTCTACACGAGCAGCTCAGCGCCATCGAGGAGCAGCTCACCAGCAGCACGCGCCAGATGAAGGACAAGATCAACCGCATGGTCGAGAGCGTCGAGCACAag GTATCGCTGACGCTCAGCCAAGAAATCCGGCGACTATCAGCCCTAGTGGACGAGTACGACCAGCCGTTCCGCTCGGACCGCGCCGCGCTGGACGCCTACAAGCGCGCGCTGCACCGCCACGTGGAGAGCGGGCTCGGCTCCCGGCTCAAGAAGAGACTGTCCTCCGACATCGGCCACGAGATGGACGAGGCACAGAAGGAGATGGCTG AGCGCATGTACAGCATCCTGCCGAGCGGCAAGCGCGCGGCGGCCGCCAACTACATCATCCCGCACCAGCAGCCCTTCGAGGTGCTCTACAG ACTGAACTGCGACAACCTGTGCGCGGACTTCCAGGAGGACCTGTCGTTCCGCTTCTCGTACGGCATCACGGCGCTCATCCAGCGCTTCCAGGGCAAGCACGGCGCGCGCCTCGCGCTCAAGAACCCGCCCAACTACACCCCC CTCCCAGCCACCATCAGCGCTGCGCCGCCCGCGCTGGCGACCCCGCGCTCGGCCGGCCCGCTCAGCGCCGAGGAGTGGGGCATGGTGTCCAAGTTCGCGCTCGGAGCCGTGACCAGCCAGGGCACCATGGGCGGCCTGCTGCTGTCTGGACTC CTGCTGAAGACAGTGGGCTGGCGCATCGTGGCGGTCACGGGCGTGCTCTACGGAGCCCTGTACCTATACGAGCGGCTGACGTGGACGGGCGCGGCGCAGGAGAGACTGTTCAAGCGGCAGTACGTGGCTCACGCCGGGAAGAAGTTGAGGCTCATTGTGGATCTTACTTCGGCGAATTGCAGCCATCAGGTGCAGCA gGAGCTGTCGACGATGTTCGCGCGGCTGTGCCGGCTCATCAACGAGGCCACCACGGAGATGGACGACGAGCTCATGGACGTGAAGGAGGCCATCAAGCTGCTAGAGGACGCCTCCACCTCGGCCAAGAAGCTACGCAACAAGGCCAGCTACCTGTCGCACGAGCTCGAGCTGTTCGACGACGCCTTCCTCAAGAACAACTAG